CACCGACGAGGTCTACGGCAGCCTCCCACCCGACGCACCGGCCTTCGCCGAAACGCACAGCTACGCCCCCAATAGCCCCTACAGCGCCAGCAAGGCAGCCAGTGATCATCTGGCGCGTGCGTGGCATCGCACCTACGGCTTGCCGGTAATCACCACCCACTGCAGCAACAACTACGGCCCCTGGCAGTTTCCCGAAAAACTCATCCCGCTGATGATCGTCAACGCGCTGGTCGGCAAGCCGCTGCCGATCTATGGCGACGGCATGCACATCCGCGACTGGCTGTATGTGCAGGACCACTGCCGCGCCCTGCGCCGCGTGCTGGAGGCCGGCCAGCCGGGCGAAAGCTACAACATCGGCGGCTGGAACGAAAAGCCCAACCTCGAAATCGTGCAAACCCTGTGCCACCAGCTCGATAGGCTGCACCCCCGCGCAGATGGCAAGAGCTACGACACGCAGATCACCTTCGTGCCGGACCGCCCCGGCCACGACCGCCGCTATGCCATCGATGCCCGCAAGATCGAGCGCGAACTCGGCTGGCAGCCGGCCGAAACCTTCGCAACCGGCATCGCCAGGACCGTGCAATGGTATCTGCAGCATCCTGACTGGGTGGCCAATATCCAGAGCGGGGCGTACCGAGCGCAGGCGGGCGCAACCGCCAACACCGCTGCGAAGGCAGTGCCATGAAAATCCTGCTCTTTGGCAAGAATGGCCAGCTCGGCTGGGAACTGCAGCGCAGCCTTGCCCCGCTAGGCGAGCTGGTGGCCCTGGGCCGGCAGCCAGAAAGCAATCCGATCTGTGAGGGTGCGCCCCTGCAAGGCAACTTCCTGCACCCCGCCGCTTTGGCAGAAACCATCCGGCAGCTGCGCCCGGATGTGATCGTCAATGCCGCAGCCTTTACCGCAGTCGACCAGGCGGAAAGCGACACTGCCGCAGCCCGCACCGTTAACGCCACGGCCGTGGCAGTCCTGGCACAGGAAGCCGCGCGCCTTGGCGCCGCGCTGGTGCATTACTCCACCGATTACGTCTTCGACGGCAGCGGCAAGCGCCCCTGGCGCGAAACCGACGCCCCAGCGCCACTCAACGTCTATGGCCAGACCAAGCTGGAAGGCGAGCAGGCAATCCGGCAACATGGCCCCAGGCATCTGATTTTCCGCACCAGCTGGGTCTACGGCGCGCGCGGCAGCAACTTTGCCAAAACCATGCTGCAACTCGGCAAGGAGCGCTCGGAACTGAACGTCATCGACGACCAGCACGGCGCCCCCACAGGTGCCGATCTGATTGCCGACGTCACGGCGCACGCCATCCGCCAACTGCTGCGCGATCCGGCCTGTGCAGGCCTTTACCATCTGGCCGCAGCGGGCGAAACCACTTGGCACGGCTACGCCTGCCATGTACTCGATGCGGCCCGCGCAGCAGGCGCTGCCATCAAAGTGGCGCCACAATCCGTGCACCCCGTCCCGGCTTCAGCGTACCCCTCCAAAGCAGCACGCCCCGCCAATTCGCGCCTGGACACCACCCGGCTGCAGCACACCTTCGGCATCCACCTGCCCGACTGGCGCATCGGACTGGAGCGCATGCTGTCGGAAGTCCTCACCAGCCAGGCCTGACAATACAGCCCATGACCACCCAACGCAAAGGCATCATCCTGGCCGGCGGCGCCGGCACGCGCCTGCATCCGGCCACACTGGCCATCAGCAAGCAACTGCTGCCCGTGTACGACAAGCCGATGATCTACTACCCGCTCACCACGCTGATGCTGGCGGGCCTGCGGGACATTCTTGTCATCACCACGACGGAAGACGCGCCGCGCTTTCGGCAACTGCTGGGCGATGGCGCGCAGTGGGGCATCCGCCTGCACTATGCCGAACAGGCGCAGCCCGAAGGCATTGCCCAGGCCTTGCTGATTGCCGAGCCCTTTCTGGACGGAGCACCGTGTGCCCTGATCCTTGGCGACAACCTCTTCTATGGCCATGATCTGGCCCCCATGCTGCAAGACGCCGGCAAACAGGAGCAGGGCGCCACCGTCTTCGCCTACCACGTCAGCGATCCGGAGCGTTACGGCGTCATCAGCTTCAACCCCCAGGGCCAGGCCGTGCGCATCGAAGAAAAGCCGACGCAGCCTGCTTCAAGCTACGCCATCACCGGCCTCTACTTTTACGACTCCAGCGCCAGCGCCATTGCCAAGAGCCTGCGGCCCAGCGCACGCGGCGAACTGGAGATCAGCGACGTCAACCGGCACTATCTGGAGCAAGGCGCGCTCACTGTGCGCATCATGCAACGCGGCTACGCCTGGCTGGACACGGGCACGCACGAAAGCCTGCTCGATGCCAGCGGCTTTATCGCCACGCTGGAGCAGCGCCAGGGCCTGAAGATTGCCTGCCCCGAAGAAGTAGCCTGGCGCAACGGCTGGATCGACGCCGCGCAACTGCAAGCGCTGGCCGAGCCCCTCTGCAAGAGCGGCTACGGCCGCTATCTCATGCGCCTGCTTCAGGAAGGGCGCATATGAAAGCCGTGCATCTGCCTATCCCCGGCCTCATGCTGCTGGAGCCGACGGTGCATCATGACGAGCGTGGTTTTCTTTACGAAAGCTTCAACCAGCGCACCTTCAACGAGGCCACCGGCACCCACTACCAGTTTGTGCAGGACAACCATACGCACTCGGCCAAGGGCGTGCTGCGCGGCATGCACTACCAGACGCAACAACCCCAGGGCAAGCTGGTGCGTGTCGTGCGGGGGGCTGTGTATGACGTGGTGGTCGACATCCGGCGCGATTCACCGGCTTTCGGGCAGTGGTACGGCCTGACGCTGAGCGAATCAAGTTGCACCCAGCTCTGGATCCCGCCGGGGCTGGCGCATGGTTTCCTGACGCTGAGTGATGGCGCGGAGCTCTTGTACAAGATGACCGACTACTATGCCCCCCAGCACGAAGCCTGCCTCGCCTGGAACGACCCCGCTGTAGGCATTGTGTGGCCGCTGCAGCAGCATGGCATTGCTCAGCCCATGCTGTCGGCCAAGGACCAGGTGGGCAAGGCCTTGCACGAGGTTTAAAGCCGAAAAACCGCAAACCCCTGTGCCGCCGCATCATGGCGGTCATACAGGCTTTTCACATCAGCCAGAATGGGCTTGTCTCCCCGGCACAGGGGGCGCAATTCGGCAGGCGTCATGGCGCGGTAGGCGCTGTGCCCCACAGCCACCACCAGCACATCCACCGGGTGCGCTGCATCGATGGTCTGCAGTTCGATGCCATACTCGTGCAGCACTTCATCCGCATCCGCCACCGGATCGCTCACCACCACCTGCATGCCCCAGCCCTGGAACTCGCGCACCATGTCCACCACCTTGCTGTTGCGGATGTCGGGGCAGTTTTCCTTGAAGGTGATGCCGAGAATGCCGACCTTGCAGCGCGGCGCATCCATGCCCTGCTGCAGCATCAGCTTGATGGTGTTGCGCGCCACATAGCGCGCCATGTTGTCGTTGATGCGGCGGCCGGCCAGAATGACCTGCGGGTTGTAGCCCACGGCCTGGGCCTTGTGGGTGAGATAGTACGGATCCACGCCGATGCAGTGTCCGCCTACCAGGCCGGGGCGGAAGGGCAGGAAGTTCCACTTGCTGCCGGCCGCTTCCAGCACTTCGACGGTGTCGATGCCGAGGCGGGCGAACAGCACGGAGAGTTCGTTGACGAAGGCAATGTTCAGATCGCGCTGGGTATTTTCGATCACCTTGGCGGCCTCGGCCACCTTGATGCTGCTGGCTGGGTAGGTGCCGGCGGTGATGATGCTGGCGTAGAGTTCATCCACTACCTTGGCGATGGCGGGCGTGCTGCCGCTGGTGATCTTCTTGATCTTGGTGAGGGTGTTGACCTTGTCGCCGGGGTTGATGCGCTCGGGGCTGTAGCCGCAGTAAAAGCCCTGTTCGGGTGGTGCCTCGCCTTCGTTGCCGCTGTGGATATAGCGCAGCCCGGAAGCGCGCTCCAGTTCTGGCACGCAGACCTCTTCGGTAGCGCCGGGATACACGGTGGATTCGTAGATCACCAGATCACCCGGCTTGAGCACGCGACCGATGCTGGCGCTGGCCTTGATCAGCGGCGTCAGGTCGGGCTGCATGGCATCGTCCACCGGAGTGGGAACGGTCACGATAAAGATGCGGCAGGCAGCCAGATCGGCCGCATCGCTGCTGTAGCGCAACTGGCCGGCTGCAGCCAGTTGCTCGGCTGTGGTCTCGAGTGTGCTATCGTGCCCGCCTTGCAGTTCGACGATGCGATGGGCGTTGATGTCAAAACCGAGCACCGGACGGTGGCGGCCAAATTCCACGGCCAGGGGCAGGCCGACGTAGCCCAGGCCGACAACGGCCAGGGGCAGGGTGCTAGAAGTTTCCATAGGGAAAAGATAAGTTGATCTGCCGCAACGACATGCGCATCTCGCAACGCGGAGTCACGACATTGTCACGTTTTAGTAATAAAACCGAGACACTGGGGCGCCACAGATAGAGTGGTCCAATTATAAAGAGCGTGTGGCGGCCGGCTCATGCCCCTGCAGCACGCATACGCAAGGAACAAGAAAACCCATGGTTCAGAGCATTCGCAAAGCCGTTTTCCCGATCGCCGGCCTCGGCACCCGCTTTCTGCCGGCCACCAAGGCCAGCCCCAAGGAGATGCTGACGGTGGTAGACAAGCCGCTGATTCAGTATGCGGTAGAAGAGGCCTACGCGGCAGGCATCCGTCAGATGATCTTCGTGACGGGCCGCACCAAGCGTTCGATTGAAGACCATTTCGACACGGCTTACGAGCTGGAGTCGGAGCTGGAGGCCGCGGGCAAGCATGAACTGCTGCAGGTGGTGCGCAGCATCAAACCGGATGACATGCAGGTGGTGTATGTGCGCCAGCACCGGGCTTTGGGGCTGGGCCACGCGGTGCTGTGCGCACGTGAACTGGTGGGCAACGAAGCATTTGCGGTGCTGCTGGCAGACGATTTGATGGTGGGCGAGCCATCCATCACCTCGCAAATGGTGCGCCAGTACGAAGAGTGGCGGGCAAGTATCTTGGCTGTGCAGGATGTGCCGCGGGAGGAAACTCGCCGCTACGGCATTGTGTCTGGCACTGCCCTGAACGACAGGCTGGTGGACGTGAGCGGCATTGTGGAAAAGCCCAGCCCCGAAGATGCCCCCAGCACGCTGGCTGTGGCAGGGCGCTATATCCTTACCCCTGGCATTTTTGATGAGCTGGCCAACCAGCAGCAGGGCGTGGGAGGGGAAATCCAGCTGACCGACGCCATAGCCTCCATGCTGCGCCGAGAAAAGATTTTTGCGTTTCGATATGAAGGAAAGCGCTACGACTGTGGTAGCAAGCTGGGCTTCCTGCAGGCAACTGTCGATCTGGCCAAGACACATTCGGGTGTGGGTCAGGATTTCACGCAGTGGCTGGCCATGCGCGAAGAAGCAACTCCTGCGTTTGATGCTCAGGGAGTGGAAAATTGAACGTACTGCTGACAGGAGGCGCAGGTTTTATCGGCAGTCACGCGGCTGCGATGTTGGCTGAGGCTGGCCACTATGTGGTCATCGTCGACAATTTGTCGAACAGCGATGCTTCGGTGCTACGGCGGCTGGAGCGTGTGTGCGGCCACCCGCTTCCCTTCGTGGAAGGCGATATTCGCGACTCCGCGCTGATGCGCAGCACCATGAAGCAGCACGGCGTGCAAAGCGTGATGCACTTTGCCGGCCTGAAAGCCGTGGGCGAGTCCAATGAAAAGCCTCTCGATTACTACTCCAACAACGTGCAAGGCACTATCAGCCTGTTGCAGGCCATGGACCAGTGCGACGTGCGCCAATTGGTTTTCAGCAGCAGTGCGACCGTTTATGGGCAGCCGCAGTACCTGCCGCTGGATGAAGCTCATCCGACGTCGGCTACCAACCCCTATGGACGGACCAAGTTACACATAGAGGAAATGCTGCGCGATGTGGCAGCCTCCTCTGCTCAATGGCGTTTCGTGTGCCTGCGCTACTTCAACCCCGTGGGTGCGCACTCATCGGGCCTGTTGGGTGAAGCGCCGCGCGGGACTCCCAACAATCTGATGCCGTATGTGGCGCAGGTAGCAGTCGGAACTCGTGCGCACCTGAACGTGTGGGGCGACGATTATGACACGCCGGACGGAACCGGTGTGCGCGACTACATCCACGTAATGGACTTGGTGGAGGGCCATCTCGCAGCCTTGAACTTTCTGCAGGACAACGCGGGCTGGAGTGCCATCAATCTGGGTACTGGGACGGGGTACAGTGTGCTGGATATGGTCAAGGCCTTTGAGCAGGCCAGCCAGCGCGCAGTGCCGTACAGTATCAAGCCAAGACGGCAGGGGGACGTGGCTAGTTGCTACGCGAATCCGCAACTGGCCTTAAACAAGCTGGGCTGGCGCGCCACACGCAGCCTGCAGGACATGTGCGACAGCGCCTGGGCCTGGCAATCGAACGTTGGCAAATAGAATACAACAATCATGACACAGGTTCTTCGACTAGCCCTGCTGGTGCTGGTGTCCACCGTGGTGCTGGCTTTTTGCTTCCAGTTCGGGACGAGTATTATCGATGACATCCCGCTGCGCAACAGCATAGTGATTGCATTCCTTGTCGCGTTTAGCGCGTACATCTCGGTGCGCAACCTGGCTCGTTTTCCAGGCGAGCGCAGTTGGTTTTCGCTGCAGCCCGTGGTGGTGTTGTGGTTCGGCCTCGCGGTGCTGGTGGTGATGCTGTTCCGCATCCCGCACTCAGTAGCCTATCTGTTGGCCAGCTTCATGCTGACTGCGCTGTATATTCAGTTCGATGACTGGTATTTTGACAAGCGCAAGAAGCTGGTATTGGCTTATGCGCCGTTCGGCCGCGCGCAGGGAGCGCATCGCATTCCGCATGCGGAGTGGATTCGCATGGACACGCTGTGTTTGCCTGCGGAAAGCATTGACGGGGTAGTGACAGATTTGCACGCAAGGGACATGACCACGGAATGGCAAAAGTTTCTCGCTGAATGCACGCTCCAGCACATTCCAGTATACAACATTCGGCAAGTCGAAGAATCCCTTACGGGGCGCGTGCGTATCATGCACATGCACGAGAACGAACTTGGCTCGCTACTGCCTTCAGAAACGTACTCCTTTATCAAGCGCATTTTGGAATCAGCACTGGTTTTGGCAGTGATGCCTGTCGTCCTGCCGATCATGGCCATTACTACGATTGCGATCATGCTGGAAAGCCCAGGTGGTGCCATGTTTCTGCAACGCCGCGTGGGGCAATTCGGCAAGGAATTTACCATCTATAAATTTCGCAGCATGTGCAAGGATTCGGAAAAGGACGGCGCCAAATTTGCTTCGGCTGGTGATATGCGCGTGACACGTATCGGAAAATTCATTCGGAAGACCCGCATTGACGAGCTACCCCAGTTTTTCAATGTTCTGAAGGGCGATATGGCCCTGATCGGCCCGAGGCCGGAGCAGAAGGCGTTCGTTGACAAATTTGAAGATGTTATCCCCTTCTACAGCTATCGGCATGTGGTCAAGCCTGGCATCACAGGGTGGGCGCAGGTGATACACGGATATGCTGCAGATGTTGACGAGACGCAGGTTAAGATTGAGCACGACTTCTATTACATTAAGAACTTTTCGTTTGGACTGGATGTGCTGATTGTTATGAAAACTATTTATACGATGGTTACAGGTTTTGGGGCGCGCTAGCTGAATGCTGGCATGGATTTGAGTCGGATAATATAGATTTTATGAATAGAGCTTATGAGGAATGCATGGCCTTTGTGTGCTTTCGTTGTGCGGTTCACAATTCGCGAGAGCCTTGATTCTCGTGAGATTTTAAATGCAAGACGTATAGAAGCCTCATGATCAGATGCCAGGTGAGCTGAGGAATAAATTTGTATTGACCCGAATGAATCTGCGGAAGTCGAGCTGAAAAATTAAGTGACAGTATTTGCGCATGAATTTATTTTTAAATTTTGTTTTCATTTCTGGCGTGGGATGGCTGCTCGATATGGCGGCTTACGCCGTACTGACCCAAGTATCCGCATTTCGGTTCCGGGCCTAAGGTTGGCCTCGATCGTCGTACTTGTACGAGTTCCAGTAGTATTTCTGGCTGCGCCAGCTTCTCAGTTTAAGTATTACCTATCTTTAGAGGTGAGCGGCGCGTTCTTTTTAATGCTGTTGATTGCAGCCGGCAATCGGCGGTTTTCGAAAAAGAATTCTCGCCGTACTGTAGAGTCGAGTAGAACAGCTTAGCTATTCGAAAGGCTCGCAGCACGAGTTCAACACGCCTTATAGCCCGGCGTAAAATAACATCCTCGAACGCGTGATCCGCACGCTGAACGATTGATGCGTGCACCGCCTCCGGTTCTAGGCGCTTCAGCACGCCAGTCGTCCTATGGCAGACTGGAACGGCTCTTACAACCACCGGCGCCCCAAACAGGCGCTTACAAAGAAGGCCTAGCTTAGTCTTATGCTTAATCGCTTTAACTTGTGTAGATTGGGTTGGCCAAAACATCTCACCAATCGACATGGCGTCGGAATACTGCGACATGGGAGATGTGTGAAGCTCCGAAACTTTGACGAAATGAACGAAAAGAAAAGAATTGCAGATAATTTCCTCTGGCTACTGACCGAATATGCATCCAGATTAATTGGAGGTATAGTCATCAGTGCTCTTGTGGCACGACAATTAGGCGTAGAGAAATATGGAGTATTTCAATACGCCATCAGCTTAGCGCTCATCTTTACCGCATTTAGTTTTATCTTCAGCGCCGAGATTTTGGTGCCCCGTTTGATGCATGCTGATGCAAAGGAGAGAAAACGATTGATGGGAAATGCATTTGCTCTTCGTCTAATATTCTCTATATTCGCCTATATAGCGTTAGTGCTATTTGCCAGCTTGACAGAAAATAGAGCAAATTCAATCCTAATAGCAATATTTGGAATCTCAATATTATTGACGGAAGGGTTTTCCGTTGTAACAGCTTGGCTGCAATCTCAAGCAAACAATAGGCCGAAAAGCATATTGATAAACA
The DNA window shown above is from Brachymonas denitrificans and carries:
- the rfbB gene encoding dTDP-glucose 4,6-dehydratase, which encodes MILITGGAGFIGGNFVLDWLAQCDEPVINLDKLTYAGNLETLAPLQGDPRHTFVQGDIGDRALVEQLLHTCRPRAVLHFAAESHVDQSIQGPDAFVQTNIVGTFHLLEAARSYCNSLPQAERAAFRFLHISTDEVYGSLPPDAPAFAETHSYAPNSPYSASKAASDHLARAWHRTYGLPVITTHCSNNYGPWQFPEKLIPLMIVNALVGKPLPIYGDGMHIRDWLYVQDHCRALRRVLEAGQPGESYNIGGWNEKPNLEIVQTLCHQLDRLHPRADGKSYDTQITFVPDRPGHDRRYAIDARKIERELGWQPAETFATGIARTVQWYLQHPDWVANIQSGAYRAQAGATANTAAKAVP
- the rfbD gene encoding dTDP-4-dehydrorhamnose reductase, translated to MKILLFGKNGQLGWELQRSLAPLGELVALGRQPESNPICEGAPLQGNFLHPAALAETIRQLRPDVIVNAAAFTAVDQAESDTAAARTVNATAVAVLAQEAARLGAALVHYSTDYVFDGSGKRPWRETDAPAPLNVYGQTKLEGEQAIRQHGPRHLIFRTSWVYGARGSNFAKTMLQLGKERSELNVIDDQHGAPTGADLIADVTAHAIRQLLRDPACAGLYHLAAAGETTWHGYACHVLDAARAAGAAIKVAPQSVHPVPASAYPSKAARPANSRLDTTRLQHTFGIHLPDWRIGLERMLSEVLTSQA
- the rfbA gene encoding glucose-1-phosphate thymidylyltransferase RfbA, yielding MTTQRKGIILAGGAGTRLHPATLAISKQLLPVYDKPMIYYPLTTLMLAGLRDILVITTTEDAPRFRQLLGDGAQWGIRLHYAEQAQPEGIAQALLIAEPFLDGAPCALILGDNLFYGHDLAPMLQDAGKQEQGATVFAYHVSDPERYGVISFNPQGQAVRIEEKPTQPASSYAITGLYFYDSSASAIAKSLRPSARGELEISDVNRHYLEQGALTVRIMQRGYAWLDTGTHESLLDASGFIATLEQRQGLKIACPEEVAWRNGWIDAAQLQALAEPLCKSGYGRYLMRLLQEGRI
- the rfbC gene encoding dTDP-4-dehydrorhamnose 3,5-epimerase yields the protein MKAVHLPIPGLMLLEPTVHHDERGFLYESFNQRTFNEATGTHYQFVQDNHTHSAKGVLRGMHYQTQQPQGKLVRVVRGAVYDVVVDIRRDSPAFGQWYGLTLSESSCTQLWIPPGLAHGFLTLSDGAELLYKMTDYYAPQHEACLAWNDPAVGIVWPLQQHGIAQPMLSAKDQVGKALHEV
- a CDS encoding nucleotide sugar dehydrogenase, whose amino-acid sequence is METSSTLPLAVVGLGYVGLPLAVEFGRHRPVLGFDINAHRIVELQGGHDSTLETTAEQLAAAGQLRYSSDAADLAACRIFIVTVPTPVDDAMQPDLTPLIKASASIGRVLKPGDLVIYESTVYPGATEEVCVPELERASGLRYIHSGNEGEAPPEQGFYCGYSPERINPGDKVNTLTKIKKITSGSTPAIAKVVDELYASIITAGTYPASSIKVAEAAKVIENTQRDLNIAFVNELSVLFARLGIDTVEVLEAAGSKWNFLPFRPGLVGGHCIGVDPYYLTHKAQAVGYNPQVILAGRRINDNMARYVARNTIKLMLQQGMDAPRCKVGILGITFKENCPDIRNSKVVDMVREFQGWGMQVVVSDPVADADEVLHEYGIELQTIDAAHPVDVLVVAVGHSAYRAMTPAELRPLCRGDKPILADVKSLYDRHDAAAQGFAVFRL
- the galU gene encoding UTP--glucose-1-phosphate uridylyltransferase GalU; the protein is MVQSIRKAVFPIAGLGTRFLPATKASPKEMLTVVDKPLIQYAVEEAYAAGIRQMIFVTGRTKRSIEDHFDTAYELESELEAAGKHELLQVVRSIKPDDMQVVYVRQHRALGLGHAVLCARELVGNEAFAVLLADDLMVGEPSITSQMVRQYEEWRASILAVQDVPREETRRYGIVSGTALNDRLVDVSGIVEKPSPEDAPSTLAVAGRYILTPGIFDELANQQQGVGGEIQLTDAIASMLRREKIFAFRYEGKRYDCGSKLGFLQATVDLAKTHSGVGQDFTQWLAMREEATPAFDAQGVEN
- the galE gene encoding UDP-glucose 4-epimerase GalE, with the translated sequence MNVLLTGGAGFIGSHAAAMLAEAGHYVVIVDNLSNSDASVLRRLERVCGHPLPFVEGDIRDSALMRSTMKQHGVQSVMHFAGLKAVGESNEKPLDYYSNNVQGTISLLQAMDQCDVRQLVFSSSATVYGQPQYLPLDEAHPTSATNPYGRTKLHIEEMLRDVAASSAQWRFVCLRYFNPVGAHSSGLLGEAPRGTPNNLMPYVAQVAVGTRAHLNVWGDDYDTPDGTGVRDYIHVMDLVEGHLAALNFLQDNAGWSAINLGTGTGYSVLDMVKAFEQASQRAVPYSIKPRRQGDVASCYANPQLALNKLGWRATRSLQDMCDSAWAWQSNVGK
- a CDS encoding sugar transferase, giving the protein MTQVLRLALLVLVSTVVLAFCFQFGTSIIDDIPLRNSIVIAFLVAFSAYISVRNLARFPGERSWFSLQPVVVLWFGLAVLVVMLFRIPHSVAYLLASFMLTALYIQFDDWYFDKRKKLVLAYAPFGRAQGAHRIPHAEWIRMDTLCLPAESIDGVVTDLHARDMTTEWQKFLAECTLQHIPVYNIRQVEESLTGRVRIMHMHENELGSLLPSETYSFIKRILESALVLAVMPVVLPIMAITTIAIMLESPGGAMFLQRRVGQFGKEFTIYKFRSMCKDSEKDGAKFASAGDMRVTRIGKFIRKTRIDELPQFFNVLKGDMALIGPRPEQKAFVDKFEDVIPFYSYRHVVKPGITGWAQVIHGYAADVDETQVKIEHDFYYIKNFSFGLDVLIVMKTIYTMVTGFGAR